The region GGGCGCGAACATCGGGGAGCCGCTGATGGCCGTCGGCGCGCGCCATTACGGGCGGCTGCGCGAGACGGCCGTCGACTGGATGGCGCGCGTCGAGCTCGATCCCGCGCGGATCGACGATCTGCCGTCGACGTTCTCGGGCGGCATGCAGCAGCGGCTGCAGATCGCGCGCAATCTGGTGATCGGGCCGCGCCTCGTATTCATGGACGAGCCGACCGCCGGCCTCGACGTATCGGTGCAGGCGCGCCTGCTCGACCTGTTGCGCGCGCTCACGTCGACGCTCGCGCTGTCGATGCTGATCGTCACGCACGATATCGGTGTGGCGCGGCTGCTCGCGCATCGGCTGATGGTGATGCAGCGCGGCGAGATCGTCGAGGCGGGGCTGACCGATCAGGTGCTCGACGATCCGCAACATCCGTACACGCAAATGCTCGTGTCGTCCGTTCTACCGGTATGAGGTTCGGCATGCAAACCATGGAATCGTCCCGACGCGCCTGCGATCACGATCACGCCCGCGCGTTCGCCGGCAACGCGGCGCTGATGCTGCGCGCGGTCGGCGTCGGCAAGACGTTCACGCTGCATGCGCACGGCGGCATGACGATCGACGCGCTCGAGAACGTGTCGCTCGATGTCGAAGCGGGCGAGTGCGTCGCGCTCACGGGGCCGTCCGGCGCGGGCAAGAGCACGCTGCTGCGGTGCCTGTACGGCAACTATCTCGCGAACCGCGGCACGATCGCGGTGCGCGTCGGCACGCGCGCGGCGGAGCACGTCGTGCTGACGGCGTCCGAGCCGCACGAGGTGATCGCGCTGCGGCGCGACGTGATCGGCTACGTCAGCCAGTTCCTGCGGGCGATTCCGCGGGTGCCGGCGCTCGCGCTCGTCGCCGCGCCGCTCGTCGCGCGCGGCATGCCCGAAGGCGATGCGGCCGATCGCGCGGCGCATCTGCTCGCGCGCCTGAACGTGCCGCGCCGGCTGTGGACGCTCGCGCCCGCGACGTTTTCGGGCGGCGAGCAGCAGCGCGTGAACATCGCGCGCGGGCTGATCGCCGAGCATCCGGTGCTGCTGCTCGACGAGCCGACGGCGTCGCTCGACGCGGAGAATCGCGACGTCGTCGCCGAGCTGATCGGCGACGTGCGCCGGCGCGGCGCGGCGATCGTCGGCATCTTTCACGACGAAGCGACGCGCGAGCGCGTCGCGACGCGCTGTTTCCCGCTGCGCCCGCCGTCGCGCGCGCGGCTGCCCTTTGACGAAGTGAACGCTTAGCGGAGCGAACGATGTTGATCAGCAATGCGCGCGTCGTCACGCGCGACGACGTTTTCATCGGCACCGTGCAGATCGACGGCGAATCGATCCGCGCGGTGTCGCGCGGAACGACCGCCGCGCGCGACGCCGACGATTGGGGCGGCGACTATCTGCTGCCCGGGCTCGTCGAGCTGCATACCGACAACCTGGAGAAGCATCTCGCGCCGCGGCCGGGCGTGTACTGGAACGTCGATGCGGCGTTCGTCACGCACGACGCGCAGGTCGCGGCGGCAGGCATCACGACGGTATTCGACGCGCTCGCGATCGGCACGCGGCTGAACGTCGGCGTGCGCGGGCGCGACGTGCAGACGCAGTGCGCGGACGCGCTCGCGCGCTTCGCGTCGCACGGGCTGCTGCGCGCCGAGCACTTCCTGCACCTGCGCTGCGAGATCGCGACGGAGGACGTCGTCGACGTGTTCGATTCGCTCGCGCGCCATCCGCGCCTGCGGCTCGCGTCGGTGATGGACCATACGCCGGGGCAGCGGCAGTGGAAGGATCCGCAGCAATGGCGCCACTATCAGGAGCGGCATCGCAAGTGGTCCGACGAGGAGGCGGCGACGACGATCGCCGAGCTGGCCGACGAGCAGCAGCGCTACGCGGACGCGCACCGGCGCGCGATCGTCGCGCGCTGCCGCGCGCTCGGCGTGCCCGTCGCGAGTCATGACGACACGGTGATCGAGCACGTCGAGCAGGCGGCGCGGGAGGGCATCGCGCTCGCCGAGTTTCCGACGACGCACGCGGCGGCCGAAGCGGCGCGCGCGCGCGGCATCGCGACGGTGATGGGCGCGCCGAACCTCGTGCGCGGCGGCTCGCATTCGGGCAATGTGTCGGCGCTCGCGCTCGCGCGGGCGGGGCTCCTCGACATCCTGTCGTCCGACTACGTGCCGTCGAGCCTGCTATGCGCGGCGTTCGACCTCGTGCACCAGGCGCACTGGAGCCTGCCGCGCGCGATCGACACGGTGTCGGGCTCGCCGGCGCGCCATACGGGGCTTCGCGATCGCGGCGAAATCGCGCCGGGGCTGCGTGCGGATTTCGTGCGTGTCGCGCTGCACGGCACGCTGCCCGTGCCGCGCGCGACATATGTTCGCGGGCGTCGCGTCGTGTAGCGCTTCGCATCGATTCGCGCGCGCTTGAACGGGCCGGACCCTCGGGGCGGCCCGTTTTGCTTGCGACGCGCGGGCGTTCGCGCGGCTCGCCCGTTCGCGGCGCGGCCTTGACGGTTTTCGCGCCGAAAAACATCTAGACGTATATACGGATTCACCGGATTGTCATTGCGCGTGCGTACAGTGGCGTGCATCCGCTCTCCGGCCGTATCGGCCGGTCTTTCGACGGGAGTGCCATGGACGCCATCCGCATCGAACGTCTGTCGAAGACGTTCCCGAACGGCCGCAAAGGACTCGAGGACATCGATCTCGCGATCGCGCCCGGCGAAATGGTCGCGCTGATCGGCGCGTCGGGCTCGGGCAAATCGACGCTGCTGCGGCAGATCGCGAGCTTTTCGTCGAGCGACGCGCGGCCGTCGCGCATCGATATCTTCGGCCGGTCGATTCAGCGCGACGGGCGCATCGCGCGCGACGTGCGCCGCATGCGGCGCGACATCGGCTTCGTGTTCCAGCAGTTCAATCTCGTCAATCGGCTGTCCGTCGAAACCAACGTGCTGATCGGCGCGCTCGCGCGCGTGCCGATGTGGCGGCGGCTCGCCGGACGCTTTTCGCGCGCGGACCGCGCGCTCGCCGCGCAGGCGCTCGGCGAAGTCGGCATCGCCGAACATGCGCGCGAGCGCGCGGCGAACCTGTCGGGCGGCCAGCAGCAGCGCGCGGCGCTGGCGCGAGCGCTCGTGCAGCGCGCGCGGATCATTCTCGCCGACGAGCCGATCGCGTCGCTCGATCCGGCTGCGTCGCGGCGCGTGATGGAGATGCTGCGCGCGCTCAACGCGAATCATCGGCTGACCGTGCTCGTTTCGCTGCATCAGATCGACGTCGCGCTTCGGTTCTGTCCGCGCGTCGTCGCGTTGCGCGCGGGACGCATCGTCTATGACGGGCCGAGCGCCGCGCTCACGCGCGAGCGGCTGCACGCGCTGTATGGCGACGACGCGCACCTGCCGTTCGCCGTCGGCGACGAGGTGCGGCCCGCGGCGCGCGAGGCCGCCGGCGAACCTGCGCGGCGCGCGCCGACCGCCTTCGACTCGGCCGGCTCGCCTGACTTGCCCGACTCGCAACCGGCGTCGCCGCGCCGGATGTTGGCCGCCTCGTCCATGCGATGACGCCGCGCGCGCCGCGGGCCGCCCCGCTCGTCGTGCCTGCCCGGCGCGCCATTTGCCCGACCACCACAACGGAACCGAACCCATGAAGCTGATCCGCTCCCTCGTCGCCTGCGTGGCCGCGCTCGCGTGCGCCGCCGCCGCTCATGCGCAAACGCTGAACTTCGGCATCATCTCCACCGATTCGTCGGCGGTGCTCAAGCGCCGCTGGCAACCGCTCATCGACGACATGAACCGCAAGACGGGCCTCGACGTGAAGGCGTTCTTCGCGACCGACTACGCGGGCATCATCGAGGGCATGCGCTTCAACAAGGTACAGCTCGGCTACTTCGGCAACGCGTCGGCGCTCGAGGCGGTCGAGCGCTCGAACGGCGAGGTGTTCGCGAAGCTT is a window of Burkholderia mallei ATCC 23344 DNA encoding:
- the phnK gene encoding phosphonate C-P lyase system protein PhnK, encoding MTPLLSARGLTKRFGGRNGFANASFDLYPGEVLCIVGESSSGKTTLLNVLSLQTQADAGALRYTGGGGERIDLFALDEPQRRALMRTEWGFVTQNPRDGLRGGVSAGANIGEPLMAVGARHYGRLRETAVDWMARVELDPARIDDLPSTFSGGMQQRLQIARNLVIGPRLVFMDEPTAGLDVSVQARLLDLLRALTSTLALSMLIVTHDIGVARLLAHRLMVMQRGEIVEAGLTDQVLDDPQHPYTQMLVSSVLPV
- the phnL gene encoding phosphonate C-P lyase system protein PhnL, with product MQTMESSRRACDHDHARAFAGNAALMLRAVGVGKTFTLHAHGGMTIDALENVSLDVEAGECVALTGPSGAGKSTLLRCLYGNYLANRGTIAVRVGTRAAEHVVLTASEPHEVIALRRDVIGYVSQFLRAIPRVPALALVAAPLVARGMPEGDAADRAAHLLARLNVPRRLWTLAPATFSGGEQQRVNIARGLIAEHPVLLLDEPTASLDAENRDVVAELIGDVRRRGAAIVGIFHDEATRERVATRCFPLRPPSRARLPFDEVNA
- a CDS encoding alpha-D-ribose 1-methylphosphonate 5-triphosphate diphosphatase gives rise to the protein MLISNARVVTRDDVFIGTVQIDGESIRAVSRGTTAARDADDWGGDYLLPGLVELHTDNLEKHLAPRPGVYWNVDAAFVTHDAQVAAAGITTVFDALAIGTRLNVGVRGRDVQTQCADALARFASHGLLRAEHFLHLRCEIATEDVVDVFDSLARHPRLRLASVMDHTPGQRQWKDPQQWRHYQERHRKWSDEEAATTIAELADEQQRYADAHRRAIVARCRALGVPVASHDDTVIEHVEQAAREGIALAEFPTTHAAAEAARARGIATVMGAPNLVRGGSHSGNVSALALARAGLLDILSSDYVPSSLLCAAFDLVHQAHWSLPRAIDTVSGSPARHTGLRDRGEIAPGLRADFVRVALHGTLPVPRATYVRGRRVV
- the phnC gene encoding phosphonate ABC transporter ATP-binding protein — translated: MDAIRIERLSKTFPNGRKGLEDIDLAIAPGEMVALIGASGSGKSTLLRQIASFSSSDARPSRIDIFGRSIQRDGRIARDVRRMRRDIGFVFQQFNLVNRLSVETNVLIGALARVPMWRRLAGRFSRADRALAAQALGEVGIAEHARERAANLSGGQQQRAALARALVQRARIILADEPIASLDPAASRRVMEMLRALNANHRLTVLVSLHQIDVALRFCPRVVALRAGRIVYDGPSAALTRERLHALYGDDAHLPFAVGDEVRPAAREAAGEPARRAPTAFDSAGSPDLPDSQPASPRRMLAASSMR